One Symbiobacterium terraclitae genomic region harbors:
- a CDS encoding ABC transporter substrate-binding protein encodes MKRIAAALLILSMLLVTACSGQKQTPPQQTPGQNQTQEPSPGTTKPNTLKLTGDVDTTKTLTTFVNIEPPPAFHGNPYDDVAGLNWSVQPLLFVPLADYSPLPNREFRPAALESFKAEGNTLTMKLRSDLKWSDGSPLTVDDVMTMFYLGAAKTTIWQVAESIEKVDDSTIVVKFVNESPLNLNLVLPSFIMTPQKHYGELAADLKTYIEQYRVFDEATGRYKFDPAGQAMIDDINKRLSEYKPDPLKDVLFSGPYILTGVTSAEAVFEANPHYYMDVQIPKVRALRSAGGESFATAVLQEAFTVENGGLSPEMTKQVEQKFKNTLRTIYVPEFSQIGYLFNYQMYPFDNPVVRKAFAYLLDRETLITLAEPGSFISDPHASGMLPSLIPAYTNAGFVDTLPDYSYNPAKAEELLTSIGWKKVNGKWANEKGEVVKIEISTIGSWPSLMYPSEAYATMLKEQGFEVEFKPMEFAAMVDYMNKAQHQIACYFVPSMSTYAHPWEVYNAAYLGAYATRMNMPQLEPGQDRILVAPSTGKEYNVTKILADLYEATDEAEIKQLTQELMTLTSDLVPFVGLIEKTAPFRIYDTKLSLAEGELGVPQNSFFWYGNLNTMLAKQLRAGELYFVK; translated from the coding sequence GTGAAGAGGATTGCAGCCGCGTTACTGATCCTCAGCATGCTCCTGGTCACTGCGTGCAGCGGCCAGAAGCAGACCCCGCCCCAGCAGACCCCGGGTCAGAACCAGACTCAGGAACCCTCCCCCGGTACGACGAAACCCAACACCCTGAAGCTGACCGGCGACGTTGACACGACGAAGACCCTGACGACGTTCGTCAACATCGAGCCGCCCCCTGCGTTCCACGGCAACCCGTACGATGACGTCGCCGGCCTGAACTGGTCGGTGCAGCCGCTGCTCTTCGTGCCGCTGGCCGACTACTCGCCGCTGCCCAACCGCGAGTTCCGTCCGGCCGCCCTGGAGAGCTTCAAGGCCGAGGGCAACACCCTGACCATGAAGCTCCGCAGCGACCTGAAGTGGAGCGACGGCAGCCCGCTGACCGTCGACGACGTGATGACGATGTTCTACCTGGGCGCCGCCAAGACCACCATCTGGCAGGTGGCCGAGTCCATCGAGAAGGTCGACGACAGCACCATCGTCGTCAAGTTCGTCAACGAGAGCCCGCTCAACCTGAACCTGGTGCTGCCCAGCTTCATCATGACGCCGCAGAAGCACTACGGCGAGCTGGCCGCCGACCTGAAGACCTACATCGAACAGTACCGGGTCTTCGACGAGGCCACCGGCCGCTACAAGTTCGACCCGGCCGGCCAGGCGATGATCGACGACATCAACAAGCGCCTGAGCGAGTACAAGCCCGACCCGCTGAAGGATGTGCTGTTCTCCGGCCCGTACATCCTTACCGGCGTCACCAGCGCTGAGGCCGTCTTCGAGGCCAATCCCCACTACTACATGGACGTCCAGATCCCGAAGGTCCGGGCGCTGCGCTCCGCCGGCGGCGAGTCCTTTGCCACCGCCGTGCTGCAGGAGGCCTTCACGGTCGAGAACGGCGGCCTGAGCCCCGAGATGACCAAGCAGGTCGAGCAGAAGTTCAAGAACACGCTCCGTACCATCTACGTCCCCGAGTTCTCGCAGATCGGCTACCTGTTCAACTACCAGATGTACCCCTTCGACAACCCCGTCGTGCGGAAGGCGTTCGCCTACCTGCTTGACCGCGAGACCCTGATCACGCTGGCCGAGCCCGGCAGCTTCATCAGCGACCCGCACGCCAGCGGCATGCTGCCCTCGCTGATCCCGGCCTACACCAACGCAGGGTTCGTGGACACGCTCCCCGACTACTCCTACAACCCGGCCAAGGCCGAGGAGCTGCTGACCTCCATCGGCTGGAAGAAGGTCAATGGCAAGTGGGCCAACGAGAAGGGCGAGGTCGTCAAGATCGAGATCTCGACCATCGGCTCCTGGCCTTCGCTGATGTACCCGTCTGAGGCCTACGCCACCATGCTGAAGGAGCAGGGCTTCGAGGTCGAGTTCAAGCCCATGGAGTTCGCCGCGATGGTGGACTACATGAACAAGGCCCAGCACCAGATCGCCTGCTACTTCGTGCCCAGCATGTCGACCTACGCCCACCCGTGGGAGGTCTACAACGCGGCCTACCTGGGTGCGTACGCCACCCGCATGAACATGCCGCAGCTCGAGCCCGGTCAGGACCGCATCCTGGTCGCCCCGAGCACCGGCAAGGAGTACAACGTCACCAAGATCCTGGCCGACCTCTACGAGGCCACCGACGAGGCCGAGATCAAGCAGCTCACCCAGGAGCTCATGACCCTGACCAGCGACCTGGTGCCGTTCGTGGGGCTCATTGAGAAGACCGCCCCGTTCCGCATCTACGACACCAAGCTGAGCCTGGCCGAGGGCGAGCTCGGCGTGCCGCAGAACAGCTTCTTCTGGTACGGCAACCTGAACACCATGCTCGCCAAGCAGCTGCGCGCCGGCGAACTCTACTTCGTCAAGTAG
- a CDS encoding DUF4177 domain-containing protein, with protein sequence MYEYKVLKLATAEELEDTLNAYARDGWRCKFQYVVEGFGGFTTLVVTLERKVGAGEDCE encoded by the coding sequence GTGTACGAGTACAAGGTTCTCAAGCTGGCCACCGCCGAGGAACTCGAGGATACGCTGAATGCGTACGCCCGGGACGGCTGGCGCTGCAAGTTCCAGTATGTCGTTGAGGGGTTCGGTGGGTTCACGACGCTGGTGGTCACGCTCGAACGGAAGGTCGGCGCCGGTGAGGACTGCGAGTGA
- a CDS encoding nucleotidyltransferase domain-containing protein, which translates to MNRHERALATVLEELQALPGTDAVLFFGSVQRGEGQATSDLDFYVVTSGREYWRAGRVVDGVQVELFFNPAPKMRERLEEGDAVAIHAFATGQLLLDRSGVGKALAARARQLWQEGPKPLTPWQAATWRYRLTDLAQDIEDVPPGSPEAHLLAGLLVPQVLEAFCALNRAWADKPKRLLARIRQLDPELADMAAEFYRTSNPAVAVRIADRVLAPFGGRIHTYESDRVPIGERWRIPFPTARRGWGLKGPSVHGCMSSSVNGKGLSHAGCGYWLKTLPFNLQRPRRRRLIDPPPRVRDSVTALSGLPHGPSGTVPALGRHPMVRI; encoded by the coding sequence ATGAACAGGCATGAGAGGGCGCTGGCGACGGTCCTGGAAGAGCTTCAGGCCCTCCCCGGGACCGATGCCGTGCTCTTCTTCGGCTCCGTGCAGCGGGGCGAGGGCCAGGCGACCTCCGATCTGGACTTCTACGTCGTCACCTCCGGCCGGGAGTACTGGAGGGCGGGCCGGGTCGTGGACGGCGTGCAGGTGGAGCTGTTCTTCAACCCGGCGCCCAAGATGCGGGAGCGCCTGGAGGAAGGTGACGCCGTCGCCATCCACGCCTTCGCCACCGGCCAGTTGCTGCTGGACCGCTCCGGGGTGGGCAAGGCGCTGGCCGCACGGGCCCGGCAGCTCTGGCAGGAGGGCCCCAAGCCCCTCACGCCGTGGCAGGCAGCCACCTGGCGGTACCGGCTGACCGACCTGGCCCAGGACATCGAGGACGTGCCCCCCGGCTCGCCGGAGGCGCATCTGCTCGCCGGTCTCCTCGTACCCCAGGTGCTGGAGGCGTTCTGCGCCCTCAACCGTGCCTGGGCCGACAAGCCCAAGCGGCTGCTGGCACGCATCCGGCAACTGGACCCCGAGCTTGCCGACATGGCCGCCGAGTTCTACCGGACGTCCAACCCCGCTGTCGCCGTGCGGATCGCCGACCGGGTCCTGGCACCCTTCGGGGGCCGCATCCACACGTACGAGAGCGACCGGGTCCCGATCGGCGAGCGCTGGCGCATACCGTTCCCTACCGCCCGGCGAGGATGGGGGCTGAAGGGGCCCTCCGTACACGGGTGCATGAGTTCAAGCGTAAACGGCAAGGGTTTGAGCCACGCTGGGTGTGGGTACTGGCTCAAAACCTTGCCGTTCAACCTTCAACGACCTCGCCGGCGCCGGCTGATCGACCCTCCCCCCCGAGTCCGTGACAGTGTCACTGCCCTTTCCGGCCTCCCCCACGGCCCTTCGGGCACCGTCCCAGCCCTCGGCCGGCACCCAATGGTAAGGATTTGA
- a CDS encoding N-acetylglucosamine kinase, whose protein sequence is MAERLVVLGIDGGGTRTRCLAADLSGNILGEGAGGPANALVVGQERAVVSVAEAVRHALQAAGRTPDDVGAVCAGLAGAGQPETQEALAGALAAALALPAAARIQVVTDARIALAGALQGKPGAILIAGTGSIAYGLDDRGRLHRAGGWGWILGDEGSGFTIGRQALAAGLAALDGTGPATVLGDRICAAWNLQQLSQAVPRVYADPAAARTEIAALVPVVVQAAGEGDAVSREILAQAGRDLAQLAAALLRRLALPEPVVATTGGVLESVAAVREALIRRLAELAPAARVVASAASPASGAVLMARMMLG, encoded by the coding sequence ATGGCAGAACGCCTTGTTGTGCTCGGAATCGACGGCGGGGGAACCCGAACCCGGTGCCTTGCGGCCGACCTCTCGGGCAACATCCTGGGCGAGGGCGCCGGGGGACCGGCCAACGCCCTGGTGGTGGGCCAGGAGAGGGCGGTGGTCAGCGTGGCCGAGGCCGTCCGGCACGCCCTGCAGGCCGCCGGCCGCACCCCTGACGACGTGGGAGCGGTCTGCGCGGGGCTCGCAGGTGCGGGCCAGCCCGAGACGCAGGAAGCGCTGGCCGGGGCCCTCGCCGCAGCGCTGGCCCTGCCGGCAGCGGCGCGCATCCAGGTGGTAACCGACGCCCGCATCGCGCTGGCCGGTGCGCTGCAGGGAAAGCCCGGTGCGATCCTCATCGCAGGCACCGGCTCCATCGCCTACGGGCTGGACGACCGGGGCCGGCTGCACCGGGCAGGCGGCTGGGGTTGGATCCTCGGCGACGAGGGCAGCGGCTTCACCATCGGCCGCCAAGCACTGGCGGCGGGCCTCGCCGCCCTGGACGGCACCGGCCCGGCGACAGTGCTGGGCGACCGCATCTGCGCCGCCTGGAACCTCCAGCAGCTCTCCCAGGCGGTTCCCCGGGTCTACGCCGACCCGGCCGCCGCCCGGACGGAGATCGCCGCGCTGGTACCCGTCGTGGTGCAGGCGGCCGGCGAGGGCGACGCGGTGTCCCGCGAGATCCTGGCGCAGGCAGGGCGGGACCTGGCGCAGCTGGCTGCGGCGCTCCTCCGCCGCCTGGCCCTGCCGGAGCCGGTGGTGGCCACCACCGGCGGCGTGCTGGAGAGCGTGGCAGCCGTGCGGGAGGCCCTGATCCGCCGCCTGGCCGAACTGGCGCCCGCCGCCCGGGTCGTGGCGAGCGCCGCCAGCCCCGCCTCCGGGGCAGTGCTGATGGCCCGGATGATGCTGGGGTAA